GCCGGGATGACGTGCGACTTCTCCGGCTCGAAGAAATGGTCCCGGGGGCCGTACAGGTTCACGGGGAGCAGGTAGATCACGCTGAAATCGTACTCCTGCCGGTACGCCTGCCCCATCACCATCATCATTTTCTTTGCCATGCCGTACGGGGCGTTGGTCCGCTCGGGATATCCCGCCCAGAGGTCGTCCTCGCGGAAGGGGATGTGGGGGGGCTGGAACGGATAGGCGCAGACGGTGCCGATCTGGACGAATTTTTTCACACCCGCCTTGCGGGACTCCTCCATCAGGTGGATCCCCATCGCAGCGTTGTCGTAGAAAAGGGAGCCGGGGTGCGACCGGTTCCAGCCGATCCCTCCCGCGTTGGCCGCCAGATGAATGACGAGGTCCTGCCCGGCGACGACCTCCGCGCACGCCGCCGGGAGGCGAAGGTCGTACCGCGCCGACCGCGGGACCGTGATGTCCTCCTGCCGCGCGCCGCGGCCGAGCAACCGCGAGACGACGGGACCCCCGAGGAACCCCGACCCGCCGGTGACCAGGATCTTCTTTCCCGCGAACCCGCTCATCCCAAATCCAAGGTTTCTCGATAGATAGATGTGTCCCCGTTCTGCGAGAGTTCCAAGGAACGTCCCTGTTCTGCGGGTCCCTGCTCGACGGGTTACAGTTTCGTGCCGATGGGGAGGCCCTTGGCGGCGAGGATCCTGCGGCCCTCGCCGGGTGCCGGGAGCCCCGCGTCCTCCAGGTCGGCGTCGACCATGATCCGCACGAGCTCCTTGAACGTCACCTTCGGCTCCCATCCGAGCAGCCTCTTCGCCTTCGACGCGTCGGCGATCAGGTTCTCGACCTCGGTGGGCCGGAAATATTTCGGGTCGATCTTCACGTGTTCCTTCCAGTCGAGGCCCGCATAGTCGAATGCCTCCTCGAGGAATTCCTTCACCGAGTTCGACTGGCCGGTGCCCACGACGAAATCTTCGCCCCGGTCGTGCTGCAGGATGCGCCACATCGCCTGCACGTATTCGTAGGCGAATCCCCAGTCGCGCCGGGCGTCGAGGTTGCCGAGGAACAGCTCCTTCTGCGTCCCGGCCTTGATCTTCGCGATGGCGCGGGTGATCTTGCGGGTGACGAACGTCTCGCCGCGCCGCGGGGACTCGTGGTTGAAGAGGATCCCGTTGCTGGCGAACATGTTGTACGCTTCCCGGTAGTTGACCGCCATCCAGTAGGAGTAGACCTTGGCGGCGCCGTACGGGGAGCGGGGATAAAAGGACGATTTCTCGCTCTGCGGCGGCGGGGTGGCGCCGAACATCTCGCTGGAGGAGGCCTGGTAGTAGCGGGCCTTGCCGCCCGCGCGGCGCAGCGACTCGAGGATGCGGGTGGTGCCCAGGCCGGTGATGTCGCCGGTGTATTCGGGGATGTCGAAGGAAACGCGCACGTGGCTTTGCGCACCCAAGTGGTAGATTTCGTC
This is a stretch of genomic DNA from Candidatus Deferrimicrobium sp.. It encodes these proteins:
- the gmd gene encoding GDP-mannose 4,6-dehydratase; amino-acid sequence: MPKALITGVTGQDGSYLVEFLLSKGYEVHGIIRRASTFNTGRLDHIYVDPHAAGARMFLHYGDLSDGGQLTNLIYNVQPDEIYHLGAQSHVRVSFDIPEYTGDITGLGTTRILESLRRAGGKARYYQASSSEMFGATPPPQSEKSSFYPRSPYGAAKVYSYWMAVNYREAYNMFASNGILFNHESPRRGETFVTRKITRAIAKIKAGTQKELFLGNLDARRDWGFAYEYVQAMWRILQHDRGEDFVVGTGQSNSVKEFLEEAFDYAGLDWKEHVKIDPKYFRPTEVENLIADASKAKRLLGWEPKVTFKELVRIMVDADLEDAGLPAPGEGRRILAAKGLPIGTKL
- a CDS encoding NAD-dependent epimerase/dehydratase family protein, translated to MSGFAGKKILVTGGSGFLGGPVVSRLLGRGARQEDITVPRSARYDLRLPAACAEVVAGQDLVIHLAANAGGIGWNRSHPGSLFYDNAAMGIHLMEESRKAGVKKFVQIGTVCAYPFQPPHIPFREDDLWAGYPERTNAPYGMAKKMMMVMGQAYRQEYDFSVIYLLPVNLYGPRDHFFEPEKSHVIPALIKKFVDARDSGAPEVVVWGSGYFKGTPVSREFLYVDDAAEAIALAAERYDGSEPVNIGAGQEIPINDLVAMICDMTGYGGKIVRDLSRPDGQPRRCLDTSRAKEKFGFVARTPFEEGLRRTIAWYEQARRER